Genomic DNA from SAR324 cluster bacterium:
ATTCAGGTGCTCGAAACATTGAAACAGGATGTGAAATACAAACATATTCCCGTGATTCTTCAGACTGCGAAAAGCTATCAGGATGATATTGCGGAAGGGATGGACAAGGGCGCCTATCAATATTTGACCAAACCTTTTTCCGATTCAGTTCTCACGGCCATGGTCCGTTCAGCACTGACTGAATATAACCGTTTTGAAACCTTGAAGTCGAACCTCGATAAAAAGGTCGAGGCCTACCGTGAATCGACCATCCATGTCATCAAATCCAAATCCAGGGAATTTGAGTCCATGAAATTCAGTTTTCAGACGCAACAGTTGATCAATCAGTTTTTTTTGAAAAGTCTGGCCTGTCAGGATTATGACACACTCACCGCGGAACTGCTGGAGACCGCCAAACAATTTCAGTTTGAATCGGCTGAGGGCAAAAACATGCGGTGCAGTGTGTATGTGAAAGGGATAACAGATGTCAATATTTCTGATCGCGGTCTGAGCAGTCAAATGGATCATCATCTGCTTGAACGGGCATTGACCCAGGGCGACGTGTTTCAGGGGGGACGTTATACCGTTGTTCCCTCTAAAGAAAAACGTTCAGCTCTCATGATACGCAACAGTCCGCAAAATGTAACAGAACTGAATAAGGCCATTGAGACGATAAGCGTTCTGCTGGAACAATTTGATGCGAGACTTAAGCATTTTGACCGGGAAATCCAGATCCTCCAGCAAAACGATGAGCTTGTGAAAAAAAATCAGCAAATTTATCAGATTGTCAGATCCTGTAACAATGAATTATCCCAGATCAATGTGACTTATCAGAACATGAAAGAACAGCAAATGACAATCATGGAGCAAATGGAATCCATTATCCTGAAAAACCTTCCTGAGCATTCCACTGAGGAGATCAAAAAAATCTCTGCTATAATCAACACACAGGTTCTTGAATCCATGGAACTTTATTCGAAAGATCAGATCACCGATCAAAAGTTTTTGACTACAATTGAAAAATTGAAAAGTATTCTGGACCCTTCAGACGTTGAGCGAAAAGAACGTTTGCAACCTAAACAAATGAGTGACTCACCTCAGGATGAAGTGGATTTGCTACTCCAGAGTTTAGGATTGTAGATGAGTTTGCGGCAGATACGTTCCCTGAGGTGTCTCTGCCGCACAAAAGTCCGCATCTGTTCAGACGTGACCTCTACCACCACTATCAATTGAAAAGTCCATGTACATTTCCACTTCTCAGGAGATCCATATCATTCCTCTTCAAACCACTTCTCCAACAGACTGGTATCAGGAATTAACAGGCCATCTCCAAACCATTCAAAAAAAATATTTTTACTGTATTCTGCTCCGTTTTCAAACTGACTTTCCTCTGGATGTGAAAGTTGCCGGACAATTCATCCAATGCTACAAACTGCTACATGGTTCCTATGCCAAAAGAATTGGTGTTTGCGGCTTGACAGAGCAGTCCTTGTCGCATCTGCACGCAATGAACATTCATCAACTTTTCGAATTGTTTGCCACTCTGGAGCAAGCACTCGCCTCACATGAGTTACACCCCCTGAATGAGGCGGATAGAATTGTATTGTCTTATACAGATCATGATTTTCAACAGGCTCACGAAAATCTGAAGAAACGTTTACAGCTTGAAGAATTATTGGCCCATATTTCTTCCCGGTTCGTGGATATTGAAGATTATTCCATCGACGAGGAAATCCATAAGTCATTGCGGAAACTTGGCGAACACCTGGACATTCAGCAATGTTATTTTGTGAGATGGAGTCAGGATCATGAAAACGGCTATCACATTGATGAATGGAACAACAAAGGCACAGAAGTGTTTTCACCATTGCCCATACTGCTGGAACAAAATGAAGAATGGTTGAAAAATGAACTCAACACCCTGAAAACCGTCTTTCTGCCTTATTTTGAAGAAAATAGCCCTACGCCTGTCCTTGATTCTGAGTTGAGAGATTTGATCCTGATTCCTGTATTTTACAAAAAACAGCTCGAAGGCTTCTGGGGCATGGTTCTGCCTCATCAACGCAAAGGTTGGGACCCCTCGGATTTCATGATTTTCAGAATTCTGGGCGAAGTTTTTACCGGTGCGGCCCGAAGGGCACAGGTGATGGAAAAATTGAAGCAGGCCAAGGAACTCGCGGAAAAATCCAATCAGGCAAAATCCCAGTTTCTGGCAAACATGTCCCATGAATTGCGCACCCCCATGCATGCGATTCTGGGCTATTCCGAGCTGGGGGTCCAACATCTGGATCACAAGAAAACCGCTACGGATAAACTTTATAAATATTTTAATAATATCAAAGGCTCCGGGGAACGTTTATTAAGACTGCTGAACGACTTGCTTGATCTGTCCAAACTGGAAGCGGGAAAAATGACTTTCAAGATGGAACCCAATGGTCTGCCGGAGGTGACGCGACAGGTTCTGACAGATATTCAACCGTTGATTGACGAGAAACAGCTCAACATACATCTTGAGGCTTCTGACAATCTGCCCGGTTGTCTGTTTGACAGAGATCGAATGTCCCAAGTCATTCGGAATTTAATTTCCAATGCCATCAAGGTCTCGTTGCTGGAAACTAATATCTGGATCAACATTGTGGAAAAAAGCATGGAAAACGTGCTTGAATTCATGATCCGGGATGAGGGACCCGGTATTCCGGAAGGTGAACTGGAAGCCGTGTTTGATAAATTTGTCCAGAGCAGTCAAACAATCGCTAAAGGCGGTGGAACAGGGTTGGGACTTTCAATTTCGAGAGAAATTCTGGAGGCCCATCAGGGCAAAATATGGGCACAAAACGCACCGGAACAGGGGGCAGTCTTCATTTTCAGATTGCCGATTCAGGAGACCCTCTCCCTGAAAATGCAACTGGCAACTAACGCCTATGAGGACAAATTCTGAAACCGGAACCGTAAATGCAGTCCCAAACGGATTGTTTCAGCGCACAACAGTGGAATGAAATGGAGGTAGGCGGACATTGGCTGTGATTTTTCCTTGAGGAGCATGTGAAAACACGCCAGAACCGCAATGCCATAAACACTGCGGTGCAGTGCCTTCCAGCGTTTCCCTCCCAATTTTCGTAACATGCATTGCGGACTCGTCACAGCCAGAAGTGTTAATAAAATCCATGCGGCAATCCCCACAACAATGAAAGGTTTTTGCAGATTTTCCAGCAGGGTTCCCCCCAGATTATCCAGCATATACAACGTGAGGTGCACACTTGCGTAAATCCAGCAAGCAACACCAATATCACGTTTGTGTCGAAGCAATCGTTTCGGCCAGTCAAAACGGGATAACAGCACTCGCAAAGGCGAAATCCACATCACGGCCACCAGCAGATGAACCGTGGCTTCTCCGGTTTCCAAAATCATTGTTTCCACAGGATTGGAACCGAGTCTTCCCTGAAGAATCATAACCACAATATGAAAACACGGGACACACAGAAGCAGGCGTATTTCCCATTTGAGCCACGGATCAGAAAAGACACGCCCCACCTCCATCATGCTCATTTCCTTTCAATATTGCCAAACCGGGCATTGACCTCAATCCAGGGGAAAACATGCCGATCCAGAGGAAAATCATAGATGGCCAGTTCATAGTCCCTTGGCGTTGTCACAAATTCCACTTCCTTGACCAGCGGCGACCAGTGATGGGATGACTGCGGGTAGGAGCCCATGTCGCAATTTTCCAGAACCTGAGTGTATTCATTACGGACACGGTTTGAAAAACCACGGGTTGAAACCAGTGTGACCTGTGTGTCATGCAAGGCGCCACCAGTTTGCACGGTGAGCAAATTGCTGAGAAATTCGCACGCTTCCGGCAGGATTTCCGGAAAGACCACCCCCCGGATGGTGGAGGTGGGAACCAGGCCGAGAAATTGTCCGTCCCGCGCCATTGCCAGACAGACTTCGTGAGAAACGGATTCGGCACCGCCGATGAGTTGAACAAACATTCTGGAATCCAGAATGAGCTTGAGGATTCTGAAATAGGAATCAGTCACCCATGAGGAATAAAGCCCCTGATAACGTTTGAAAAACCGTTCGCCCTTGATCATGGCATGACGGATTTTTTCATGTCCGCAGGAACCATGCGCTGAGCCATTGTGCGCGCCAAACATGAGATTCCGGCAACGAAGTCCTTTCAGCAGTTTCTGTTGCTCCGGCGTTCCACCCAGTAGCATGCTTTCGGTTGTCAGACTGTTGGCACAGCCCTGACTGTAGCCCAGAAATCCCCACGGCGTCTTTATCTTGCGAATCACCTGTTCAATTTCCTGCGCATTGTGTTCCAGGGTCCTCAAGGTTCCGGTGTTTGCGCGAATGGTGCGGATTCCCCGCTGGTTCAGGAGACGCTCGTAAACCGGACTCAGCTCTGTGCCTTTTGAACCTTCGGTGATCAGTCCCATACAACTGATGATAGTGAAATCATATTTGCCCGGAGGAGGATCTATCAGCATGCGAACCAATGGATCCGATTTGAGGTAGCCCTGCTCTTCAGGAAAATAATAGAGCACTTCAATGATCGTATCGAGAAGTGCTGATTCATTTTCAAATTCAGTTTTTTTGCTACGGACATGTAGCCAGTTACGAACTTTCTCAATATCCTGCTGATAGTTTCTCAAAACTGAAAGCACCACCAGTGCTTCATAGTTCCGTTGCCAAAAGTGTTTGAACCAGGGCAGGGTGATCACATACGGTTCCTGTTTCAACAACGACGCACAAGTCTTGAAAGCGTGTTCATAGGCCTCCTGAGCTTCACTCTTACCGGCTTCGTGAGTCATCCATTTGAGTCCGATCTGATCGGCATGCTCAATGGTTTTTCGTGCGGTATCCATTTGCGGCTTGGAGGAAGTTTTGATTTTTAACGGTCCCGGCAGGCTATGCAGGTGAACCTGCAAATGATTTTTACGAGCCAGATAGGGGGGAGCCTTGGCGAGAATCTGTTCGGCAACATCTGACACAGCTTCATAATAACTGTCACCAGCATGTTTTCCACCTGACATGAAATCCTTGAGCTCAGGCAACACAATTCCGAGACGTCGGAACAATCTTTGATAATCCGATGGTTCCACAACATGCTGATCATCCTGCTTGATCAGTGACATCAGGGTGCTGGTCAGAATTTTTGTGCTGTTCTCAGACAATTCAACCAGAATTTCCTGAAAAAATCCCGGAGGATTGCTGAGAATATAATTCACCAGCAAATGCTGATTGAGTTGAACCACCAGACTTTGCCATGGCCAGGCCAGGCCTGTGCGCAGCAGCACAGCGACCTCTTTAGGCCCTAACAGAGTTGTCCCGCCCAGCATATGTGACAGGGTATTGGTATAAATTTGTTCTGTTTCTCCCGCGGGAACAGGAATATTGCTTGCTGGTTGAAGCTTGAGAACATCCCGAAGAAAAAAACTGACAACCACAGGCAGAAACGCATAGCGAACATCACCCACACCTTCCCCGATCAGTCGAATCCGTTTTTTGATGGCCAAAACTTTCTTCATCCGGAAAAGTTCTTCTTCACGCCAGCCTTCTTTCAGCGCATTGAGAATATAGGAAATCTGCTCCATCGTGAGGTATGGTGCCAGGCTGGCAAGTTTTGCGTGAAAATGTTCAGGCATCTCCCGTTTTCCGGCAATCACCGCATAGATCTTTCTTGCGCTGGGCAAACCTTTCAGGAACGATTTATACTGATTGTCCAGAACGAGTGGCGGAATCCGGGCCAGTTCAGGTGGGGGCAACGCCTCTTCAGGTTTAAGAATATCTCCGACCCAGCGTAGAATCCTGTCAACTTCATAGTCATAAGGATGATCAGGATAAACTTCGCTGATGATGCGCTTCAGCGCGGGACGATCCATTCCCCGGCCATCTGTGACCTGTTTCAGAATGACACGCAATTGCTCAAACCATCGTTCATCATTGCTGAGAAATTTTGATAAAATCCGGGCCATGTCTTCATTGGGAATCAAATCCTTGGGATCATTGATATCATCCTTTTCCAGAATCCCGCGATATTTCTGATAATGCCGATGAAGGGTTCCCAGTCGTTCCGCCCAGGATTCAGAAAAATGTTTGAGAAGTCCCAACACATGATTCACGGCTTTGTCTGAGTTGATCACATCCACCAGTTTTGAGCCATCTTTCTGTGGATTGAGCAGGTCATTCAACAGCCTGGCATTGAACACACCGGAATCATCGCCAGTGAGAGTGAAATATCCCAGATCATTCACCTGTAATTGGAGGTGTCCCTGTCGTTTACGGGACAAAAACAGATCGGAACGTCCAAGGGGGGAAACCAATACAGGACTTTTTCCATGCATGTTCCATTGAATCCCGATGTTCGTTTTACCAAGACCGGAAATGTCCAGATCGCCTTCTGAAACCTCACCTTCAAACGACATTTTTTCAGGCCATTCGATCCGTTTTTCACCGAGAACCATCCGACAGTCTGAGGTTTCAAGATGGATCGAGGAGTTTTTAATCAAAAATTTGGGCACCGGAGCCGCTGAATCAAGTTCGGCCTTCAGTTTCAAAACAAAGTGGGCATCGATCCAGTGTTCCAGCGGATCATCAATCATGAGCTCTGGAATCGACGCAATGAATGTTTTGCCGGTCAATTGAAGCTCGCCCGATGCTTCCAGTTCCAGATTGAGTTTTTTAGACGTCCATTGGGCGTGGCCTTCAAATTTGCCATGATGGATGGTGTTTTCCCACAAGATCTGGGAACTTTCCAACGTGGCCGGACTTGCGGTGTTCATGCTGCCACTGAAAGCGAACTGTCCCTCCGGAGAGGTTGGCTTCCAGTCTGGCGGAATGGTCATGTTTCCAGACCCCTTGAGTTCCATGCTCGGGAGATACAACGGCAGAATGATTTGCCCGGTGATCGCGGGATGCCTGAGTTGTGCTTCCATACGAAGCGGACTGAGAGTGAAACCCTGACTGAGTTGCATCTTGAATTCTGGCACAGGCGCGGGCCATTCCCTGGCGAATTCCGGCTTTTCCCATATTTTGGCAATCAAGGCTCCGGGATGGATTTTTCCAGACATGTCACAGGGTTTGGGAACGTTGCCTCGTGACGAAACATCCGCCCGGGCGTTGAAAGTGAAATAATCGTTCTGGCGTTGCAGTTTCATTGAACCCTGCAATTCCATCCAGTCCCGACCTTCCACATTGCAGGACAGGATGCTGTTGAGAATGAGTTCCATCCGGGTGGTGATCAACGGAAGATAGCCTCTCATGGAAAAAGACGCGTTCAAGCCAGCCAGTGTGTCCGAGATTTTCAGGGCCAGATCATGGGTCGGGACGTTTTGTGTCAGCATGTTGGCCGATGCCAGCGGATTGGAGGACAGCAATTTTTCCAACGAAGCGTGCAGGGTTGGCAAAACAGCAGAAGGCAACAAAAACTTGATGAAGGGAAAGGAGATCGCGTCAAAATAGCGAATCATTCCGGTAAACTTGAATTGCAAATGATGTTCACGTTTCTTCCAGACATTTTTTGCCTGGATTTCACTCAGTTTGACCGTGGCCAGATGCTCCGCTTTTTCAGCAAGCATGGTGGCGAGTTGATCCATGTCATCCGTCAAATTTTCTGAATCCGGCACATTCTTGAGAAATTTCCGGATCATCGACTTCATGGTCGT
This window encodes:
- a CDS encoding ferric reductase-like transmembrane domain-containing protein, producing the protein MMEVGRVFSDPWLKWEIRLLLCVPCFHIVVMILQGRLGSNPVETMILETGEATVHLLVAVMWISPLRVLLSRFDWPKRLLRHKRDIGVACWIYASVHLTLYMLDNLGGTLLENLQKPFIVVGIAAWILLTLLAVTSPQCMLRKLGGKRWKALHRSVYGIAVLACFHMLLKEKSQPMSAYLHFIPLLCAETIRLGLHLRFRFQNLSS
- a CDS encoding response regulator — translated: MSEKDTILVVDDDLFNLDLIEEYLENEGYELITTSSGREALDYLRNTTKTIKVIILDWMMPDMEGIQVLETLKQDVKYKHIPVILQTAKSYQDDIAEGMDKGAYQYLTKPFSDSVLTAMVRSALTEYNRFETLKSNLDKKVEAYRESTIHVIKSKSREFESMKFSFQTQQLINQFFLKSLACQDYDTLTAELLETAKQFQFESAEGKNMRCSVYVKGITDVNISDRGLSSQMDHHLLERALTQGDVFQGGRYTVVPSKEKRSALMIRNSPQNVTELNKAIETISVLLEQFDARLKHFDREIQILQQNDELVKKNQQIYQIVRSCNNELSQINVTYQNMKEQQMTIMEQMESIILKNLPEHSTEEIKKISAIINTQVLESMELYSKDQITDQKFLTTIEKLKSILDPSDVERKERLQPKQMSDSPQDEVDLLLQSLGL
- a CDS encoding HAMP domain-containing histidine kinase gives rise to the protein MYISTSQEIHIIPLQTTSPTDWYQELTGHLQTIQKKYFYCILLRFQTDFPLDVKVAGQFIQCYKLLHGSYAKRIGVCGLTEQSLSHLHAMNIHQLFELFATLEQALASHELHPLNEADRIVLSYTDHDFQQAHENLKKRLQLEELLAHISSRFVDIEDYSIDEEIHKSLRKLGEHLDIQQCYFVRWSQDHENGYHIDEWNNKGTEVFSPLPILLEQNEEWLKNELNTLKTVFLPYFEENSPTPVLDSELRDLILIPVFYKKQLEGFWGMVLPHQRKGWDPSDFMIFRILGEVFTGAARRAQVMEKLKQAKELAEKSNQAKSQFLANMSHELRTPMHAILGYSELGVQHLDHKKTATDKLYKYFNNIKGSGERLLRLLNDLLDLSKLEAGKMTFKMEPNGLPEVTRQVLTDIQPLIDEKQLNIHLEASDNLPGCLFDRDRMSQVIRNLISNAIKVSLLETNIWINIVEKSMENVLEFMIRDEGPGIPEGELEAVFDKFVQSSQTIAKGGGTGLGLSISREILEAHQGKIWAQNAPEQGAVFIFRLPIQETLSLKMQLATNAYEDKF